From a single Flavobacteriales bacterium genomic region:
- a CDS encoding PKD domain-containing protein, with protein MRRKLLSTMTVAVFLCTSVFAQRKEFNGSLVFDSQAHNAVERTAQYPEISRQAHAYQVYSIDAQAFFKHVLEAENTKEFTLNMGQKEWAFTIWKNELRSPNYTHSVMTDHGLIEVAPVPTSTYAGYVNGNPDNWVRINIRPDHVEGMVNVDHVAYSLQSVSVFEASANKQADNNLVVYKMTDLVDFGVSCGGHATAGSSGDNILRDVQHQMQQEQTPDALPANPEATSPLTVTHLSGARKTAAYQCVEIGLAEDYGFVTKAGGVSAGETRLLDIFNYVDGFYDQHQIDYKVVKVYSEATNANTWGSSVASQTLLDNFTSWGPNGFGVTHDQGTLYSTRDFDNSGVIGLAWVGTVCTSQRYGVMEYYSGWANNLSYHAVDETHEMGHNWSCDHDNSSNTYIMYPSLTGTNTTWGSTSTSSIANHKGSRNCLDNGQCVTSTPPATDFVADITDGCGSLTVKFTDMSANNPTQWSWDFGDGGSSTQQNPTHTYSSAGNYTVKLTATNSYGNDTKTKTAYITVGNGNPYASVKGGPVDGTFGGGGYFSTNDLRGLFFDVKKDIVLESVWVDANTSGTRTIEVLSNATANTSDGTVTGTTLITKDVSITAGQGRVTLGFAIPAGTNYFIKFTGTSDCYRNNSGPSFPYNISDGATSLVDITKTNVVGSETSYYYYFYDWSVRQKGCTSTNGLNELSDEISIYPNPAQDRLNVHLGQVPGNRVELTLMNAVGAVVYRNEAVRANSDFSIETGNLAEGIYMLRLTSGGATGTTRVVVSH; from the coding sequence ATGAGAAGAAAGCTACTCTCTACCATGACCGTAGCCGTGTTCCTGTGTACATCCGTTTTTGCACAGAGAAAGGAATTCAACGGGTCGCTGGTTTTCGATTCACAGGCTCACAATGCCGTGGAGCGTACCGCCCAGTACCCGGAGATCAGTCGCCAGGCACACGCCTACCAGGTGTACAGCATCGATGCACAGGCATTTTTCAAGCATGTGCTGGAAGCCGAAAACACCAAGGAGTTCACCCTCAATATGGGACAGAAAGAATGGGCATTCACCATCTGGAAAAACGAACTCCGCTCGCCCAATTACACGCACAGTGTGATGACAGACCACGGACTTATTGAAGTCGCCCCCGTTCCTACCAGCACCTATGCCGGGTATGTGAATGGCAACCCCGACAACTGGGTACGCATCAACATCCGCCCCGACCACGTGGAAGGCATGGTGAACGTAGACCATGTAGCATACAGCCTGCAGTCGGTATCGGTGTTTGAGGCCAGTGCCAACAAACAAGCCGACAACAACCTGGTGGTTTACAAAATGACCGACCTGGTCGACTTCGGTGTTTCATGCGGCGGCCATGCCACCGCCGGAAGCAGCGGTGACAACATCCTGCGCGACGTTCAGCACCAGATGCAGCAGGAACAAACTCCGGATGCACTTCCAGCCAACCCGGAAGCAACATCTCCGCTGACGGTGACCCATCTGTCAGGCGCCAGAAAAACCGCAGCCTACCAATGCGTGGAAATCGGTCTGGCCGAAGACTATGGATTTGTGACCAAAGCCGGTGGCGTGAGTGCCGGTGAAACCCGCTTGCTGGATATTTTCAACTATGTAGACGGATTTTATGATCAGCACCAGATCGATTATAAAGTCGTGAAGGTGTATTCCGAAGCCACCAATGCCAATACATGGGGCAGCAGTGTCGCATCCCAAACCCTGCTCGACAACTTCACCAGCTGGGGACCCAACGGTTTTGGCGTGACGCATGACCAGGGCACCCTCTACTCCACCCGCGACTTCGACAACAGCGGTGTGATCGGACTGGCATGGGTAGGTACTGTTTGCACCAGCCAACGCTACGGTGTGATGGAATACTACTCAGGCTGGGCCAACAACCTGTCGTACCATGCCGTGGATGAAACCCACGAAATGGGTCACAACTGGTCCTGCGATCATGACAACAGCAGCAACACGTACATTATGTACCCATCGCTGACAGGGACCAATACAACCTGGGGTTCCACTTCCACGTCGTCCATCGCCAACCACAAAGGCAGCAGAAATTGCCTCGACAACGGCCAGTGTGTAACCAGCACCCCACCGGCGACCGACTTTGTTGCAGATATCACCGACGGTTGCGGATCACTGACCGTGAAATTCACCGACATGTCCGCCAACAATCCCACCCAGTGGTCGTGGGATTTCGGCGACGGTGGCTCTTCCACCCAGCAAAATCCGACGCACACGTATAGCTCTGCCGGCAACTACACCGTGAAGCTGACAGCCACCAACAGTTACGGCAACGATACCAAAACCAAAACGGCATACATCACCGTGGGCAATGGCAATCCGTATGCTTCCGTGAAAGGCGGTCCGGTTGACGGCACATTCGGCGGTGGTGGCTACTTCAGCACCAACGACCTGAGGGGACTGTTCTTCGATGTGAAGAAAGACATCGTGCTCGAATCGGTTTGGGTGGATGCCAACACCAGCGGCACACGCACCATCGAAGTACTTTCCAATGCAACGGCCAACACCAGCGACGGAACCGTAACCGGTACGACACTGATCACCAAGGACGTGAGCATTACCGCAGGACAGGGACGTGTCACGCTCGGCTTTGCCATTCCCGCAGGAACCAACTACTTCATCAAGTTTACAGGAACCTCGGATTGCTACCGGAACAATTCAGGCCCGAGTTTCCCATACAACATTTCCGACGGCGCCACCAGCCTGGTGGACATCACCAAGACCAACGTAGTGGGCAGTGAAACTTCCTACTACTATTACTTCTATGATTGGTCGGTGCGTCAGAAAGGTTGCACATCTACCAACGGACTGAATGAACTCAGCGATGAGATCAGCATCTATCCCAATCCGGCACAGGACCGTTTGAACGTGCATCTCGGACAAGTACCCGGCAACCGGGTTGAACTGACGCTGATGAACGCGGTGGGTGCTGTTGTGTACCGCAACGAAGCCGTTCGGGCCAACAGTGATTTCTCCATTGAAACCGGCAACCTGGCCGAAGGTATTTATATGTTGCGACTGACATCCGGCGGCGCAACAGGTACCACACGTGTGGTGGTATCGCATTGA
- a CDS encoding type IX secretion system membrane protein PorP/SprF, whose product MRVVRFHIAVLMLIGLGAHAQQAPQYTQYMFNQFGLNPAVAGSFPCWDFKAGYRTQWVGFDGAPKTFWFSAHGPLKIRSGHNGKHGAGVYLNSDRIGPVRQLYLNFAYAYHVRVQDESWLSLGIFAGLQNYAFRGSEIITPVQDAALDGDNSSLVIPELMPGIWYTSPNSYIGMSLKHSLGNKLKAHGPESDLSRHIYLTGGKRFVSKSGIMYTPSAMIKYAPSGPLAVDLNLFADLSEPIGIGVSYRYQDAVAAMLRLRLSYSFFVGYSFDYTLSDIQNVSSNTHEFVIGWSPCGRGSNGLGGGGGKDKKKNCPAYQ is encoded by the coding sequence ATGAGGGTCGTCAGGTTCCATATTGCAGTTTTGATGCTGATCGGGTTGGGTGCACATGCACAGCAGGCGCCGCAGTATACCCAGTACATGTTTAACCAGTTCGGTTTGAACCCTGCGGTTGCGGGAAGCTTTCCGTGCTGGGACTTCAAAGCCGGTTACCGCACCCAATGGGTAGGATTCGACGGCGCCCCGAAAACCTTTTGGTTCAGCGCGCATGGCCCGCTGAAGATCAGAAGCGGTCATAACGGTAAACACGGTGCCGGCGTGTACCTGAACAGCGACCGCATCGGCCCCGTCCGCCAACTGTATCTGAACTTCGCTTATGCCTATCATGTTCGTGTACAAGATGAATCGTGGTTGTCTCTGGGAATTTTTGCCGGACTGCAGAACTATGCTTTCCGTGGCTCCGAAATCATCACCCCTGTGCAGGATGCTGCGCTGGATGGAGACAACAGTTCGCTGGTAATACCGGAACTGATGCCAGGCATCTGGTACACATCTCCGAACAGCTACATCGGCATGTCTCTGAAACATTCATTGGGCAACAAGCTCAAAGCCCATGGTCCCGAAAGCGACCTGTCAAGACACATTTACCTCACAGGCGGTAAGCGCTTCGTTTCCAAATCAGGGATCATGTACACGCCTTCCGCCATGATCAAATATGCCCCTTCCGGTCCGTTGGCGGTTGACCTCAATCTGTTTGCCGACCTGTCGGAACCGATCGGTATCGGCGTATCCTACCGCTACCAGGATGCAGTGGCCGCCATGCTGAGGTTGCGACTCAGTTATTCTTTCTTTGTGGGATATTCCTTTGACTACACCCTCTCCGACATTCAGAATGTCAGTTCCAACACCCATGAGTTTGTCATCGGGTGGAGCCCTTGCGGGCGGGGCAGCAACGGCCTCGGTGGCGGCGGTGGAAAGGACAAGAAGAAGAACTGTCCGGCTTACCAGTAG
- a CDS encoding gliding motility-associated C-terminal domain-containing protein, with amino-acid sequence MTKYIFHRILLPVLAGVLFMCHDAKAQDTCTTKVSIQVTPGANICQGTQVSVTALDSNAGTLPTFMWYLNGQLVSSNPDYSSSDLSDGDSLAVVLTSSRGCVPLARDTESVVFHKSDIQATGEATPATCNQEDGTITLVNVSGGLAPYTFSLNGKPAQADSVFTDLEAGMYGIYVIDQAGCNRWLGVDVPIDSSISHVSVSDSPVNCGKTDGTISIDTIEGGEPPYTAILSNGSTLTSSTFPMTFTGLPVGAYSIDVQDASGCTFKVFYVNLWMDHMINDVPITSVAQTCYAFGSFTIDVQNITGGVGDFRFSLDGGNTYSYQSVYTGLPTDEYPLMVMDSAGCKYSTQAYVPFECDHPEDLIYVFNGFTPNSDGTNDTWTVSGIEILKSYKLQVFSRWGQKVFYTEDYDNNNGWDGMNHGAPLPEATYFYILEGVAWNDVKIEKHGSVTIVR; translated from the coding sequence TTGACGAAGTATATTTTTCATAGAATTCTTCTGCCGGTACTGGCCGGTGTGTTATTCATGTGTCACGATGCAAAAGCGCAGGACACATGTACAACGAAGGTCAGTATTCAGGTGACCCCGGGAGCCAATATCTGCCAGGGCACACAGGTATCGGTAACGGCGCTGGACAGCAACGCCGGCACGCTGCCAACCTTTATGTGGTACCTGAACGGGCAACTGGTCTCATCCAATCCGGATTACTCATCTTCCGATCTCTCCGATGGCGATTCGCTTGCGGTGGTTCTCACATCCTCCCGCGGATGTGTACCATTGGCAAGGGACACCGAATCCGTGGTCTTTCATAAGAGCGACATTCAGGCCACCGGCGAAGCGACGCCTGCCACCTGCAACCAGGAGGACGGTACCATCACCCTGGTAAATGTGAGCGGAGGCCTGGCACCATATACCTTCAGCCTGAATGGAAAACCGGCACAAGCCGATAGCGTTTTCACCGATCTGGAAGCCGGTATGTACGGCATTTATGTGATTGACCAGGCGGGCTGCAACCGTTGGCTGGGTGTGGATGTTCCCATTGACAGTTCCATCAGCCATGTATCGGTGTCCGATTCTCCGGTCAACTGCGGAAAAACAGACGGCACCATCTCCATTGATACCATCGAGGGCGGTGAACCTCCTTATACCGCTATTCTTTCGAACGGCAGTACACTCACATCCTCCACCTTTCCGATGACCTTCACAGGCTTACCGGTAGGTGCGTACAGCATAGATGTGCAGGACGCAAGCGGATGCACATTCAAGGTTTTCTATGTGAATCTTTGGATGGACCACATGATCAACGATGTTCCCATTACATCCGTCGCGCAAACCTGTTATGCATTCGGAAGCTTCACCATCGATGTGCAGAACATCACCGGCGGTGTAGGTGATTTTCGTTTCTCACTTGACGGCGGCAATACCTACTCCTATCAATCGGTGTACACCGGACTTCCAACCGATGAATACCCGCTGATGGTAATGGATTCGGCGGGCTGCAAGTACAGCACCCAGGCATATGTTCCGTTTGAATGTGACCATCCGGAAGATCTGATCTATGTATTCAACGGCTTTACCCCGAACAGTGACGGCACCAACGATACGTGGACGGTTTCCGGCATTGAGATCCTGAAATCCTACAAACTCCAGGTGTTCTCCCGGTGGGGACAAAAAGTTTTCTATACCGAGGATTACGATAATAACAACGGATGGGATGGCATGAACCATGGCGCCCCTTTGCCGGAAGCCACCTATTTCTACATCCTTGAAGGTGTGGCATGGAATGATGTGAAGATTGAAAAACACGGAAGTGTAACCATCGTCAGATAA